In one window of Episyrphus balteatus chromosome 3, idEpiBalt1.1, whole genome shotgun sequence DNA:
- the LOC129915081 gene encoding uncharacterized protein LOC129915081 produces the protein MANCLMCSEVILKNEQSIACSGVCGASYHLTCAKMELSTFEIFSAHTNLHYFCDRCNFGKSVSFYSKVDNNSSQLLELKNLINEVKTTVESLVKPSPPLTRGAKRKAVMQSGPSSKKQNIEADSPEGSTNGPVPPLPDLPEAVSETVATTLETETNVSNVIPPILKLIPKPKTIFLSRFDASTTEDDIFKFKNEREIASFKVKTPRNLFDLVVNPKMWPENTVVREFEDRPRGPRNTVDPEKLCITVNNSKN, from the exons ATGGCAAATTGTTTAATGTGCTCGGAAGTTATTTTGAAGAACGAACAATCCATTGCATGTAGTGGGGTGTGCGGTGCCTCATATCATCTAACATGTGCTAAAATGGAACTCTCAACCTTCGAAATATTTAGCGCTCATACaaatttgcattatttttgtgATCGTTGTAATTTTGGTAAGTCTGTATCTTTTTATTCCAAGGTTGACAATAACTCATCCCAACTTTTGgaacttaaaaatcttataaatgAGGTAAAGACTACAGTGGAAAGTTTGGTGAAACCTTCGCCGCCTCTTACTCGAGGTGCCAAAAGGAAAGCAGTTATGCAATCAGGGCCTTCAAGCAAGAAGCAGAACATAGAAGCTGACAGTCCGGAAGGTTCAACAAACGGACCGGTTCCCCCGCTTCCCGATTTGCCTGAAGCAGTTTCTGAAACTGTTGCCACTACCCTGGAAACTGAAACAAACGTCTCAAACGTTATACCACCTATTTTAAAGCTTATTCCCAAACCTAAAACAATTTTCCTTTCGCGATTTGATGCATCGACGACTGAAGATGATATT tttaaatttaaaaatgaaagggaAATTGCTTCATTTAAAGTAAAAACGCCTCGTAATCTGTTTGATTTAGTTGTAAATCCTAAAATGTGGCCTGAAAATACAGTTGTTCGCGAGTTCGAAGATCGTCCACGCGGCCCTCGAAACACTGTTGATCCTGAAAAACTTTGTATCACagttaataattcaaaaaactaA